GTGGCGGCGTTCAAGGGCAAGCGTAAACCGCTGATCGTGTGTGGCGGCGGGGTCAAATACTCCGGGGCGAACGCCGCGCTGCAAGCCTTTGCCGAGCGTTTCGACATTCCTTTCGCGGAAACCCAGGCGGGCAAGAGCGCGGTGGTGTCCAGCCATCCACTGAACCTCGGCGGCCTCGGTGAAACCGGTTGCCTGGCGGCGAACCTGCTGGCGCCTGAAGCCGACCTGATTATCGGCATCGGCACGCGTTATACCGACTTCACCACGTCGTCGAAGTCGCTGTTCAAACACCCTGAAGTGCGGTTTCTCAACCTCAATATCAGCCCGTGCGATGCGCTGAAACTGGATGCCGTGCAGTTGCTGGCGGATGCCAAGGTAGGCCTCCAAGCGCTGGCTGAAGCCCTGGGCGACTATCGCTCCAGCTGGGGCGATCAACCACGGGATGCCAAGGCGCAGCTCGACGCCGAGGTCGACCGCATCTACCAGGCCGATTACCAGACCGAAAACTTCGTGCCGGAAATCAACGACCACATGGACCCGGCGGTGCTGCGCGAATTCATCGAGCTGACCGGTTCCTGCCTGACCCAAAGCCGCGTACTCGGCGTGTTGAATGAAACCCTGGCCGCCGACGCGATCATCGTCGCCGCCGCCGGCAGCCTGCCCGGTGACTTGCAGCGCAGCTGGCGCAGCAAGGGCGTCAACACCTACCACGTCGAGTACGGCTATTCGTGCATGGGCTACGAGGTCAACGCCGCATTGGGCGTCAAGCTCGCCGAGCCTGGGCGCGAGGTGTACGCACTGGTGGGCGATGGCTCTTACATGATGCTGCATTCGGAGCTGGCCACCTCGATCCAGGAGCGGCGCAAGATCAACGTGGTGCTGCTGGACAACATGACCTTCGGCTGCATCAACAATTTGCAGATGGAACACGGCATGGACAGCTTCGGCACCGAGTTCCGCTTCCGTAACCCTGAAACCGGCAAGCTCGACGGCGGTTTTGTGCCGGTGGACTTCGCCATGAGCGCGGCGGCCTATGGCTGCAAGACCTATAAGGTCAATACCGTGGAGCAGCTGCAGGCGGCGCTGGCCGATGCGCTTACACAAACGGTGTCGACGCTGATTGATATCAAGGTTTTGCCCAAAACCATGATCCACAAATACCTGTCGTGGTGGCGCGTGGGTGTGGCGCAGGTGTCCACCAGCGAGCGCACCGATGCGGTAGCCAAACAACTCAATGAACGCCTGGCCAAGGCCCGGCAGTACTAATAACAAGAGGAGTGTTTCCATGTCTTTGAAGTTGGGTGTTATCGGTACTGGCGCCATCGGCCAGGATCATATTCGTCGTTGCAGCCAGACCTTGCTCAACAGCCAGGTGGTGGCCGTGACGGACATCAACCTTGAGCAGGCTGCCAAGGTCGTCTCGGAGCTGAAACTCACCGCCGAGGTGTACCCGGACGGCCACGCGCTGATCAACTCGCCGCAAGTCGAGGCGATCCTTGTGACCTCCTGGGGCCCGAGCCACGAAGAGTTCGTGCTGGCGGCCATTGCTGCCGGCAAACCGGTGTTCTGCGAGAAACCACTGGCCGTGACCGCCGTAGGTTGCCGCAAGATCGTCGAGGCCGAAGTGGCCCACGGCAAGCGCCTGGTGCAAGTGGGCTTCATGCGCCCGTATGACCAGGGCTATCGCGCGTTGAAAGCGGTGATCGACAGCGGCCAGATCGGCGAACCGTTGATGCTGCACTGCGCCCACCGCAACCCGAGCGTGGGCGAGAACTACAAGACCGACATGGCGATTACCGACACCTTGATCCACGAGCTGGATGTGTTGCGCTGGTTGCTGGCCGATGACTACGTGTCGGTGCAGGTGGTGTTCCCGCGTAAATCGAGCAAGGCGCTGGCGCACTTGCGTGACCCGCAGATCGTGCTGCTGGAAACCGCCAAGGGCACGCGTATCGATGTGGAAGTATTCGTGAACTGCCAGTACGGCTACGACATTCAGTGTGAAGTGGTGGGTGAGACCGGCATCGCCAAGTTGCCGGAGCCGTCCCAGGTGCAGATGCGCAGCGGGGCGAAGCTGTCGAACGCGATCCTGATGGATTGGAAAGACCGGTTTATCGCGGCCTATGACGTCGAGTTGCAGGCGTTCATTGATGGCGTAAGGGCAGGACAGGTCGGCGGGCCGTCGGCGTGGGATGGTTTTGCGGCGGCGGTGGCGGCGGATGCGTGTATCGAAGCGCAGAACAATGGGCAGATTGTGAAAGTAGGTCTGCCGCCCCGTCCACATTTCTACGGATAACCACCTATTCCACTGGAGGACCCCGGCCAGTGTGGGAGCTGGCTTGCCTGCGATGAAGGCGGCACATTCAACATCACTGTCGCCTGATACACCGCTATCGCAGGCAAGCCAGCTCCCACATTTGATCGGGTCCCACCCTCAGATTCGGGAGAGCTTCTAACATGCGCATCGCATTAGACCCCTACATGTACCGCCACCTGCCCCTCGGCCAAATGGTCGACAAGGCCGCCGAGCTGGGCTACCAGCACATCGAACTTTCACCCCGTGAAGACTTCCTGCCGTTCTACAAGGCCGCCCGGGTGGACCGGGCGCGCATCAAGGAATTTCGCAAGGCCTTGAGCGACGCCGGCGTGCAGCTCTCGTCGCTGCTGCCCATGTACCACTGGGCCGCCGCCGACGAAGGCTTGCGTGTTGCCGCCGTACGCAACTGGAAGCGCGCGATCCAGATCGCCGTGGAAATGGACTGCGAACTGGTCAACAGCGAATTCACCGGCCAGTCCGACAACCCGCTGGTGTGCGAAAACCAGTTCATGCGCTCCATGGACGAACTGATGCCGGAGTTCGAACGTGAAGGCGTCAAGCTGGATATCCAGGCGCATCCGTACGACTTCTGCGAGCGTAACAACGAGTCGGTCGACATCATCCGCGGCCTCGACCGTGACTGGATCAACTACCTCTACGCCGCGCCGCATACCTTCTTCTACGACGACGGCAAGGGCGATATCGCCTCGATGCTCAAGTACGCAGGCTCCAAACTCAGCCATTTGATCATTGCCGACACCTACAACCACCGGGCGTCGTCCAACTTGCGCTACATCGTCAACCCGCCGGGCGTCACCGCCACCGTGCACCAGCACTTGGACATCGGCCAGGGCGAGGTCAACTGGGAGGCGTTTTTTGGCACCCTGCGGGAAATCAAGTTCGACGGCATCGCCACGGTGTCGGTGTTTGCCTGGGAAGACCGGCCGGATGAGTCCAACCGGATGATGCTGGAGCGGGTTACCCGCGAACTGTGCTCTTAGATCGTTGTGGCGTGTTCTGTGGCGAGGGAGCTTGCTCCCGCTGGGGTGCGAAGCGCCCCCAAAAGGTTGCGACTGCTACGCGGTCGAGCGGGAGCAAGCTCCCTCGCCACAATTAACCAAGGA
This genomic window from Pseudomonas sp. Bout1 contains:
- the iolD gene encoding 3D-(3,5/4)-trihydroxycyclohexane-1,2-dione acylhydrolase (decyclizing), which encodes MTTTRLTMAQALVKFLDNQYIEVDGVQSKFVAGIFTIFGHGNVLGLGQALEQDSGDLVVHQGRNEQGMAHAAIGFAKQHLRRKIYACSSSVGPGAANMLTAAATATANRIPLLLLPGDVYASRQPDPVLQQIEQFHDLSISTNDAFRAVSKYWDRINRPEQLMTAAIHAMRVLTDPAETGAVTLALPQDVQAEAWDYPDYFLQKRVHRIDRRPATEAMLGDAVAAFKGKRKPLIVCGGGVKYSGANAALQAFAERFDIPFAETQAGKSAVVSSHPLNLGGLGETGCLAANLLAPEADLIIGIGTRYTDFTTSSKSLFKHPEVRFLNLNISPCDALKLDAVQLLADAKVGLQALAEALGDYRSSWGDQPRDAKAQLDAEVDRIYQADYQTENFVPEINDHMDPAVLREFIELTGSCLTQSRVLGVLNETLAADAIIVAAAGSLPGDLQRSWRSKGVNTYHVEYGYSCMGYEVNAALGVKLAEPGREVYALVGDGSYMMLHSELATSIQERRKINVVLLDNMTFGCINNLQMEHGMDSFGTEFRFRNPETGKLDGGFVPVDFAMSAAAYGCKTYKVNTVEQLQAALADALTQTVSTLIDIKVLPKTMIHKYLSWWRVGVAQVSTSERTDAVAKQLNERLAKARQY
- a CDS encoding Gfo/Idh/MocA family oxidoreductase; this translates as MSLKLGVIGTGAIGQDHIRRCSQTLLNSQVVAVTDINLEQAAKVVSELKLTAEVYPDGHALINSPQVEAILVTSWGPSHEEFVLAAIAAGKPVFCEKPLAVTAVGCRKIVEAEVAHGKRLVQVGFMRPYDQGYRALKAVIDSGQIGEPLMLHCAHRNPSVGENYKTDMAITDTLIHELDVLRWLLADDYVSVQVVFPRKSSKALAHLRDPQIVLLETAKGTRIDVEVFVNCQYGYDIQCEVVGETGIAKLPEPSQVQMRSGAKLSNAILMDWKDRFIAAYDVELQAFIDGVRAGQVGGPSAWDGFAAAVAADACIEAQNNGQIVKVGLPPRPHFYG
- a CDS encoding sugar phosphate isomerase/epimerase produces the protein MRIALDPYMYRHLPLGQMVDKAAELGYQHIELSPREDFLPFYKAARVDRARIKEFRKALSDAGVQLSSLLPMYHWAAADEGLRVAAVRNWKRAIQIAVEMDCELVNSEFTGQSDNPLVCENQFMRSMDELMPEFEREGVKLDIQAHPYDFCERNNESVDIIRGLDRDWINYLYAAPHTFFYDDGKGDIASMLKYAGSKLSHLIIADTYNHRASSNLRYIVNPPGVTATVHQHLDIGQGEVNWEAFFGTLREIKFDGIATVSVFAWEDRPDESNRMMLERVTRELCS